ACTGCCGTCATCCTCCTCGGCTTCACCTTCTTCTCGGCGACGATGTGGGGCGGCGGTGCCATCGGCGTCGCCTTCCCCTTCTGGCCCGACCTGATCGCCGTCATCTTGCTCGGGAACCTCCTGCTTGCGGGCTATGTCGTGGCCCTCGCCTATGTCTCCCAGAAGAGCGGACTGAACACGGTGCTCATGGGCCGGTACTGTTTTGGGCGGGTCGGCAGCCGCTGGCCAGACCTGGTTCTCGGGTTCACCCAGATCGGGTGGTACGCCTGGGGGACGGCGACGATCGCCATTCTGTTCACCGGTCTCCTGGACCTCGGCGACGGGTGGAGGGCGCCGCTCATGGTCCTCTTCGGCGTCACCTTCTGCTGGACGGCGTTCATCGGGTACCGCGGGCTCGAACGTCTCTCTCTGGTCTCGGTCCCCCTGATGTGCCTCCTCATCGTCGTGAGCCTGGCAATCGCCACGCGGGACGCCGGGGGTGTGGCGGGCGTCCTCTCCATCGCACCCACGGCCACGATGGGTGTCGGCGAGGCGGTGACCATCGTCGTCGGGACATTTATCGCCGGAGGGACGCAGGCGACAAACTGGACGCGGTTTTCCGACACGCCGCGCACTGCCGTGGGTGCGGCGGCCCTCGCGTTCCTGCTCGGGAACGGCCTGATGGTCCTTGTCGGCGCCTACGGCGCTCTTGTCTACGGGGAGAGCGACATCGTTCAGGTCCTTGCGATGCAGGGCCTGCTCGCCGGGGGCGTCGTGATGCTCTTTCTGAACATCTGGACGACGCAGGACAACACCATCTACAACGTCTCGGTGGCCGGGTGCGACCTTCTCCGGACGAACAGGCGCAGGCTGATCACGCTCGGAGGGGCGGGCCTGGGCACCGTCCTCGCCCTCCTCGGGATGTACGACTGGCTCGTCCCCTATATGGAGATGCTCGGCACCCTGGTCCCGCCCATCGGGGGGATCATTCTTGCGGACTTCGCCGTCGTCCACCGCGGCCGGTACCCTCCTCTCGAAGAGGCCTCCCGGTGCGCCGTCCGCTGGACCGGGGTCGTCGCCTATGTCGCGGCGTCGGTTATCGCCATATATTCCCCCGGCATCCCGCCGCTCACCGGGATTGTCGCCGCGTTCCTCCTCTATGGGGCCGGGAACTGGATCGAGGCCCGGCGCCATCCCTCCGCGGACTGTCGGTGAGGTGCGGGGATACTTACGCCTTTGCAGCAGGTTTCCTGCAGTTTTTTCAGCACCTGCTGCGAGAGAGAAAAGTCGAGGATCGACTCCCGTACTGCCGGTACATGTACAGATTGAGAGACGCGTCTCTCTCTATGTACTGAAGTACAGCAAAAAACACACACAGTCCCTGGCACCTCTCTCCGGGTGTGTGGGTGTGTGTGCGATCCCCGGAATGATGAAAACGATCCCATGATGACGGCGTGCCGTGGCTTAAATTATAATCGAGCGTCACTGTTCCGTCCGTTGAGTGGCGGTAACCTCCGCAACACGCTGAAAAGAGATGGGAAGACGGGGCCTGTGCTGCAGGAGTCCCTGCTGTCGATGGCACTTTCGCACCTCCTGTGCACCGGAGGTGCACCGGAAAAGTGCACACATAAAGATGGAGGATCGAGCCTGGATTGAATAATATAGAGAGAGGAGAGAGAGATCTCTCTCTCATAGTACTCTAGTGCACCAGAATAGAGGCACACACAGCACGGGGGACCTCTCTTTGTCAGGGGGTGACTGTGTGTGTGATCTGCGTGCGAGTGCTCATGACGGGGAAGATGGGGGTAAAATGTCCCGGATTGGTGAAACCGGCAACGAATGGATGCCTTTGTGTTTTACTCTCCGGGTGCAAGCCGGTGCACGGGGGTGTACAGGTGCAAAGACGACTGTCCTTCCTGTTGAGCGTGGTGGGATGTGGGGTGAGGAGTGTGTGGGGTTCCGGACTGCCGGGAGTTTGGTGCCGGTGAGAGGGTCGACCCCGGGCGGTGTGCGGACAGGGGGAAGGCGCGGGTGCAGACCCGGACTCCTCCCCGCACCTCAGATCGACTCAGGCCTTCTTGCATATCGAGAGAACCACGGCGGCAGACGGCCTGACACTCGCACATTTGCTCTTCCCTTGCGCCGTCTGGTCGATCAATCTGTCCGAGAGCAACCGCGCACAATACCGCGAGGCGGAACTTTCAGATATCTGCAAACGTTGTGCGACATCTGAGATCGACGTGGGGCCGAAGTCCTGAATATCCTTGAGGACCGCCAGTTCCCTGTCCCGGAGGGGGGAGGTGAGATAGGGCAGATCGATCTCAGAGAGTTGTCGGCTCACATCTGAATATGAGGTGAACTGAGCGATCTTTGGTGCATGGCTTAAAGATGCAATGGTGAGGGCGACCAGGATCTCGCGGGGCCCGCCAGAGAGATTTACAATGATCGACGCACCCGGAGTGTCGTGCAGCGTACCTTTAATCGCCTCAATGCATGCGAGGACCATACCGGAAAAATCACGGTGGTCAAGGTTGACTCGTCTGATCGCGATGCCGGCGTCGATTGTGCGGACCATCTCTGTCACGCTCGTAAATGCACTGTCGGCCCGTTCATCCCTCGTATCTGACATCAGCATAATGATCCCGTCCCCTGCTTCGATCCCATATTTCACGATCAGTGAGAGGACATGGGAGGTGTCAAAACCAAGGGGTGAAACGTATACTTTCATACATTATCTCTGACGGCAAGGTATTTAGATTTCATTTTTTTGCAATATATCTCGGTGCATGCACTTTTTTTGCAACATTAATGTCACTATACGAATCAAAAGATTGATGAGGACATAAGTCAAGGAGTGTTCATGCGACGGGTGAATCTAGCACTCAGGACAGACCAGTCATTCGAGATACCGGTCCACGAAAGCTACCAAATTTACTCTTCGCTGCTGGGACTCATGAAGGAATCTGACCCTGAAGTGAGTCAGCGCATCCATGACTCGACTATCACGTCAATCTCCCTTGGAGCCCTTCACGGCCCCTTCCGATCGACAGAGAGGCCCTACCTGAAGCAGGTGATGCCCCATGAGCTCTATCGTCTTCGTATCGGGATCACCGACCCCCACGACGACGAGGTCTTCCGTCATCTTGTCCTGCCCATTCTGACAGATCGAAAGGAACTTTCCCTCTATCAGGGTTCCTTCTCCATCGAGCAGGTCGAGGACCAGATGGTATCGGTCGACGACCTCATACGGCAGACGCAGGGGTATGAACGACCCTCTCTGAACTTCGATTTTCTGACCCCGACATGCATTCAGTACCGGAATTCCCGTGTCACGGAGATGTATCCCCACCGGATTGCCGTGTTCCATTCTCTCCTTTCAAAATGGAACCATCTCTCTCCAGCCGACCTTCGCATGGGTGTTTCCCGAGACGATTTCGGGCGATACCTCATCGAAAAACCTGACCTGCGCCGGCTCGCGACCTACAGCGTGCAGGTCAACACGGTCATGGACGCGAAGAGAGGTCATTCCCGTCCGATCTTCAAACAGGGCTTTGTCGGTCGATGCACCTATTCCTTCACATCAAATGCCCCGATAGGGTTTAGAAACGCTACCCTGATCCTCGCCATGTTTGCCGAGTTCTCAGGTGTCGGATCCAGTGTCGCCCGCGGGTGCGGGCAGGTGGATGTCACAGTCCAGGACGGTGTCAATGAGTAGTGATCCATTCATGAGCCTGTTCTCTCAGGAGCAGGTGAATATGGTCTTTCAGAAGACCACAGGGAGGGCAATCCCTCCTTCGTATCGTGTGCTGAGTGACTATTTTACTCTGGTCGATCCGGTGATCCGGATCTCCCAGTACGCTCTTCGCCCGGCAAAGAGTGTAGAATATGGCAAGGTCGACCAGCCGATGCTGAGCCATATACGGAATGGCGTCTGGGCCATGGTCGAACTGAACGTACGTCTCTCAGAGATGGGTTCCGATGTCGCTCTCTCCCCGGACGAGTTGCGGGAAACCATCGCTCTCTTTGCCGTTCACGACCTTCACAAATGTGTCGGCGAGAAGTGGAAGGAACAGTTTGACCTCTCGGCCGAGCATGTCCATATGGTCGCCGCAGAGTTCCGGCTTACCGAGTACGCTCCTGCCCTGACCGCCGAGGACTATCAGTCCATTGCCGTCGCCCTCCACTCGAAATGCGGTTATCACGCCGACCTCTCGCAGAAGTTCACGGATTACCTCCGATGGCTGAAACTCGCCGATGCTCTGGCAGGTCTGGAAAGGCCCCGGGTCACCGGTTCGATGCGCAAGGCCCTCGGCTTTATCGATCCGTCGCTTTCTTTCTACTATCACCTGTTCCAGGAGTCGACCGGCATCCTCTCGAATGTTGTGCACACCGGTGTTGCTGAATGGGCGAAGAAAAAGGGTCTGTATCCTTTCCTCATCTTCGAGACTGGCGTCCTCTACGTCGGACCGAAAGGAATCGACCTCGACGTTCCCGGCCGCGAGACCCTGATCGAGATCTACCGGGAGTTCGAGCATGTTCTCAACTCCTGCCATGCGGCGATCTCAAGTCCCGCAGAATTCTCCAAGAGTATTACAGTTCAGGGGAGCAAGGGGCTGTATTCGGTCGATAACGCCTCCTTCTTCTACTCGGGCGTCCCGACCGTGATGAAGGGGTTCATGGCCGCGGCGGTCCTCCGCGAAGAATCAGAGAACACCGGCCAGATCGAGATCGACCTCGCACAGCACAAACTCCTGGCCAGGAACGCGGCACCCGAGATGCAACAACCGCTCCTTGAGGTCATCGACATTCCGGCTTCGGCCATCTCTGAGATCACAGTCGACGGGAGTGCGGTGGAACCTGTAAACGTGGAGATCCTCTGCCGGCCCCCTCAGCAGACCAGATCGAAATCTCTCCTCGTCCCGGAGTCGGTCAGGCTTGACGGACAGACGGTCGATGGGGCGGAGATCACGATCACCGGGCCAAGCCTCTTTGCAAGCCAGGTCGGATACCGGCACCATCTCAGGGAAGACTTCGGTATCGACATCGGGTGGGACGCCCGGATCATCTCCTATGCTCGGGCAGTCGCAGGACTGAGAAAAGCGGTCATCGACCCGCTCACCGAGGCCCATGCCCTCCCCACCGACGACCCCATCCTTGAAACCTGCCGGCTCTTCCAGGTCAACGAGGACCTTGCACACCGCATGGCAGAGTACGCCGGGGAGCACCGTGGGAAGGATCATCATGCGGTCGGGGGGTTCTGGAACTATTCCTATGTGATCGCCAGGGTTCTGCTCGACTCCTCTCTCGACGGTGTCCGCTTCGCCGACCTTACGACCGACAGGAAGATCGCGTACCTCATATCCCTGGTCGATTCGTTCCTCTCCAGCATCCCGACTGGGACGATGGAAGCCTTCAAAGAAAGCCTCCTCTATCCCTATCAGGACAAACTTCTTGTCTGGTTTGCAGAGAACCTCGACCTGAACGGGTCGATGGCATT
This window of the Methanofollis ethanolicus genome carries:
- the codB gene encoding cytosine permease, with protein sequence MGGRSDDSIEDYPQSPVPTHARRGFLSTAVILLGFTFFSATMWGGGAIGVAFPFWPDLIAVILLGNLLLAGYVVALAYVSQKSGLNTVLMGRYCFGRVGSRWPDLVLGFTQIGWYAWGTATIAILFTGLLDLGDGWRAPLMVLFGVTFCWTAFIGYRGLERLSLVSVPLMCLLIVVSLAIATRDAGGVAGVLSIAPTATMGVGEAVTIVVGTFIAGGTQATNWTRFSDTPRTAVGAAALAFLLGNGLMVLVGAYGALVYGESDIVQVLAMQGLLAGGVVMLFLNIWTTQDNTIYNVSVAGCDLLRTNRRRLITLGGAGLGTVLALLGMYDWLVPYMEMLGTLVPPIGGIILADFAVVHRGRYPPLEEASRCAVRWTGVVAYVAASVIAIYSPGIPPLTGIVAAFLLYGAGNWIEARRHPSADCR
- the csa3 gene encoding CRISPR-associated CARF protein Csa3 produces the protein MKVYVSPLGFDTSHVLSLIVKYGIEAGDGIIMLMSDTRDERADSAFTSVTEMVRTIDAGIAIRRVNLDHRDFSGMVLACIEAIKGTLHDTPGASIIVNLSGGPREILVALTIASLSHAPKIAQFTSYSDVSRQLSEIDLPYLTSPLRDRELAVLKDIQDFGPTSISDVAQRLQISESSASRYCARLLSDRLIDQTAQGKSKCASVRPSAAVVLSICKKA
- the cas6 gene encoding CRISPR system precrRNA processing endoribonuclease RAMP protein Cas6 codes for the protein MYPHRIAVFHSLLSKWNHLSPADLRMGVSRDDFGRYLIEKPDLRRLATYSVQVNTVMDAKRGHSRPIFKQGFVGRCTYSFTSNAPIGFRNATLILAMFAEFSGVGSSVARGCGQVDVTVQDGVNE
- the cas10d gene encoding type I-D CRISPR-associated protein Cas10d/Csc3, producing MVFQKTTGRAIPPSYRVLSDYFTLVDPVIRISQYALRPAKSVEYGKVDQPMLSHIRNGVWAMVELNVRLSEMGSDVALSPDELRETIALFAVHDLHKCVGEKWKEQFDLSAEHVHMVAAEFRLTEYAPALTAEDYQSIAVALHSKCGYHADLSQKFTDYLRWLKLADALAGLERPRVTGSMRKALGFIDPSLSFYYHLFQESTGILSNVVHTGVAEWAKKKGLYPFLIFETGVLYVGPKGIDLDVPGRETLIEIYREFEHVLNSCHAAISSPAEFSKSITVQGSKGLYSVDNASFFYSGVPTVMKGFMAAAVLREESENTGQIEIDLAQHKLLARNAAPEMQQPLLEVIDIPASAISEITVDGSAVEPVNVEILCRPPQQTRSKSLLVPESVRLDGQTVDGAEITITGPSLFASQVGYRHHLREDFGIDIGWDARIISYARAVAGLRKAVIDPLTEAHALPTDDPILETCRLFQVNEDLAHRMAEYAGEHRGKDHHAVGGFWNYSYVIARVLLDSSLDGVRFADLTTDRKIAYLISLVDSFLSSIPTGTMEAFKESLLYPYQDKLLVWFAENLDLNGSMAFGAFENKVSKFDAYCRGKGVCHLTADTPFDTEEIAPSKDVSMLGYSFSNHAVLGGTEPKLSVSVPVEVELGLRRIGHQIKKGEDKLYFRLVPDYFHTPLVARIFSDLLSRFNDEAMTNIRALAVEALNGSTLDLTALVRELFAEAGGRGLFRYTGGGFTAFDSTLYTTYDVVFNKMKDNETEYWFFGAYLGMVLATATGCRVVVGENPICMTGGDEFNEMVLLEAPHAAVKRIFHDTIPLSRLPSDLHGASLVVALGYEYALEDKWFPKHLQTLRNHRCPGSTLLKALWRKNTESDGQTGAFINRVRGYSMQADKKVYNQSVRLLEWAIELDQIAGDPMTIQTLHELAQIGMDVVIPKGFEPHKIERLFRESVRAVLARGTQKFQREDYVDAVMGRLLKMMERAGDDQFFRVNRRNHDHTEQTKAFAEAFVDYVFYGLFNGNAGKMKRAENDLADGFYAATLQLREEYYQRKNAAQSTAVEEKKTVEGGN